The Haloterrigena turkmenica DSM 5511 genome includes the window GGTCCGTCCCGCGGAGCGGCGGGTGGACGGAGCCGACGCTCTTGCCGGCCTTCGAGCGGCTGGTGACCTCCGTGAGTTCGAAGTTCGGGTGGCCCGCGAGCAGGCGAAGCAGTTCGCCGCCCGTGAAGCCGGAGCCGCCGATGACCGTCGCGGTGACGGTCTCGGCGTTCGCGTCGGCGCCGGTCTCGGTGCCGACCGCCATCAGGCGCTCACCTCGAGTTCGTCTTCGGTCTCGGCGTCGGCTTTCGACTCGAGCCAGTCGACGACGGTGCCGGCGACGTCGGTCTCGACGGCGCCGTCGAGGGCTTTGAATTCGACCGTGTGGTTGACCTCGTGGACGGTGTAGCCGTCCTCAGTTTCCATCAGGTCGATGCCCAGCAGGCCACCGCCGACGGCGTCGCTGGCCTTCTTCACGAGGGCTTTCGCCTCCTCGTCGGGCTCGAAGACGTCCGTCTCGGCACCCTTGGCGGCGTTGGTGATCCAGTGGTCGGAGGATCGGACCATGCCGGCGATGGGTTCGCCGTCGGTCGCGAGCACGCGAATGTCGCGGCCGGGCTTCTCGACGAACTCCTGGACGTAGAACACCTTGTGCTCGTAGTGGCCCAGCGTCGCCTTGTGCTCTAAGATCGCCTCCGCGGCGTCCTTCGAGTCGATCTTGGCCATCAGGCGTCCCCACGAGCCCACGACGGGTTTGAGGACGCAGGGATAGCCGAACTCTTCGATGGCTTCCATCGCGGTCTCCTTGGTGAAGGCGACCTTCGTCGCGGGCGTGGGTACGCCCGCCTTCTCGAGTGCGAGGCTGTTTTTCACCTTATCGGCGCAGATGTCCGCGGTCTCGTGGCTGTTGACCACGGGGATGCCGTACGCCTCGAAGAACTGCGTGGCGTACAGGCTCCGGCTCGTGGCGAGACAGCGGTCGACGACGATGTCGAGGTCCGCGAACTCCTCGGGCGCCTCGCTGATGTCGAAGGTCTGCTTGCGGACGTCGATCTTCTCGATCTCGTGGTCGCGCTCGCGAAGCTCGTTCAGGAGGAGCTTCTCGTCCTTGCGGATCCGGGAATAGAGTATTCCTACTTGCAAGGTCACTCACCCCAGTCCTCTTCGAGCTCCGGGGCTCGCTCGAGGACTGGCGGCTCGGTGTCGACGACTTCCAGCTCTGCTCCGCACGTGGTACAGTCAACGATCTCTCCCACTTCCAGATCGTCGTGCAGGGACACCTCAGCCCCACACTCGACGCATTCGGTCATTGTACCTGCAACTGGGGGCCGGTGTCCCTTAAAGCCTTCGAAATTAACAGCAAAATTACATTAACTGCACTGTCCGCTAACGGTCTCCTGACGCCAGCATACCGCAGTTTTAATTTGACATATCATTTGGTAGGTAGTTTGTCCCCTCGCGGGGACGGCCGCAGCGGGAACGGAGTTCCCGCTCGCCCGTAGATTCGTTTCTCGCCTACGGACGGCGGGAGCGAAGCCCCCGCTGGCTCGCAGGTCCGAGCAGACGGACCTGCGAACGGCGGTAGTCGCGGCGGTCGCGGACGGCGCGGAGCGACGGCGGGAACGGCCTCAGACATAGCCGTTCACCTCCTCGCGGAGCGCCTCGTGGGCCGCCTCGAGCGCCGCGTCCAGTTCCTCGAGGGTTGCTTGATCGTCCGACTGCGACTCGCGAGCGAGTTCGAGTTGGTCGGCGACCGCCTCGGGGGCGGGGCCGCCCTGCGAGTCGCGACTCGCCACGCTCGCGGCGGGATCGAGGGCTTCCTCGACGGCGTCGGGGTCGACCAGCGACTCGAGGGGTTCGCCCAGTACGTCTCTGGCGGCGGCCTCGAGGGCGTCGTAGTCGGCCCCGTTGTCGCGCGGCTTCGCCGCGTGACTGTCCGCGGAACTGCGTTCCGCGCTATTTTCCGCGGCGTGTGCGACCAGTTCGTGTGCGGTGCGGAACGGCAGACCGTTGGCCGCCAGGAGGTCGGCGACGCCGGTCGCCGTCGAGAACCCCTCGCCGGCCTCGGCAGCTAGCGTCTCCTCGTTCCAGTCGGCCGTCGCGACCGCGCCGGCGGCGACCTCGCTGGCTTCCGTCACGGCGTCGACGGTGTCCCAGGCGTGGGTCGTCGCCCGCTGGAGGTCCCGGTTGTACGCGCGCGGCAGTCCCTTGAGCGTCGTCGTCAGCCCCTG containing:
- the lysX gene encoding lysine biosynthesis protein LysX, producing MTLQVGILYSRIRKDEKLLLNELRERDHEIEKIDVRKQTFDISEAPEEFADLDIVVDRCLATSRSLYATQFFEAYGIPVVNSHETADICADKVKNSLALEKAGVPTPATKVAFTKETAMEAIEEFGYPCVLKPVVGSWGRLMAKIDSKDAAEAILEHKATLGHYEHKVFYVQEFVEKPGRDIRVLATDGEPIAGMVRSSDHWITNAAKGAETDVFEPDEEAKALVKKASDAVGGGLLGIDLMETEDGYTVHEVNHTVEFKALDGAVETDVAGTVVDWLESKADAETEDELEVSA
- the lysW gene encoding lysine biosynthesis protein LysW produces the protein MTECVECGAEVSLHDDLEVGEIVDCTTCGAELEVVDTEPPVLERAPELEEDWGE